Proteins from one Amycolatopsis benzoatilytica AK 16/65 genomic window:
- a CDS encoding amidohydrolase family protein: MPVNDAHRHLGVLPAYPFYGGPAVRPDLGARATIGDLIADLDAEGTERALVIPNYGVPDPAIAFSFNELCVEAAQRDDRIRAGLWVSPLERDAERTAHALGLAAEPGVRALKLSFLLGGRPTDPACQPGLDRIFAAAREHDLVVHVHTSPGAASDIDEVGTLVEKYGDDAKVHLVHFGGGMSGHLKLVGSRFFDWIAAGKQVYTDLSWAIGFAPRWLAAEVDRRGIGGDRILFASDEPWGDQAGEHARLAAAAGDGELADAVFRGTFEKLYG, translated from the coding sequence ATGCCGGTCAACGACGCACACCGCCACCTCGGCGTGCTGCCCGCGTACCCGTTCTACGGCGGACCGGCGGTCCGCCCGGACCTCGGCGCCCGCGCCACCATCGGCGACCTGATCGCCGACCTCGACGCCGAAGGCACCGAACGCGCGCTGGTCATCCCGAACTACGGCGTGCCGGATCCGGCGATCGCCTTCTCCTTCAACGAACTCTGCGTCGAAGCGGCGCAGCGCGACGACCGGATCCGTGCCGGGCTGTGGGTTTCGCCGCTGGAACGCGACGCGGAGCGCACCGCGCACGCGCTGGGCTTGGCCGCGGAGCCGGGCGTGCGGGCGCTGAAACTGAGCTTCCTGCTCGGAGGCCGTCCCACCGACCCCGCGTGCCAGCCTGGCCTCGACCGGATCTTCGCCGCCGCACGGGAACACGACCTCGTCGTCCACGTGCACACCTCCCCCGGCGCGGCCTCGGACATCGACGAGGTCGGAACGCTGGTCGAGAAATACGGCGACGACGCCAAGGTGCACCTGGTGCACTTCGGCGGCGGCATGAGCGGTCACCTCAAGCTGGTGGGCAGCCGGTTCTTCGACTGGATCGCGGCCGGCAAACAGGTCTACACCGACCTGTCCTGGGCGATCGGCTTCGCGCCCCGCTGGCTGGCCGCAGAGGTGGACCGCCGCGGCATCGGCGGCGACCGCATCCTCTTCGCCAGCGACGAGCCGTGGGGCGACCAGGCCGGCGAGCACGCCCGGCTGGCCGCCGCGGCCGGCGACGGCGAGCTCGCGGACGCGGTGTTCCGCGGCACCTTCGAAAAGCTCTACGGGTGA
- a CDS encoding MSMEG_0572/Sll0783 family nitrogen starvation response protein: MSELTETEQQSLEEIPHPSLPEGASIYGGTKVFPDYQAEPGQSYFTLVHGIAHESSVSFVAILQATRAQRKGFESAIYFYGPGSMNAMATRGFPTTGNSAFPGEHNINDQLKTFIKEGGKVYCCRFGLSLHGLREEDLIEGVIPTHPLDVQDALIHYARKGAIINSTYMW, translated from the coding sequence GTGTCCGAGCTGACCGAGACCGAACAGCAGAGCCTCGAAGAGATCCCGCACCCGTCCCTGCCCGAGGGCGCCAGCATTTACGGCGGGACCAAGGTGTTCCCGGACTACCAAGCCGAGCCCGGCCAGTCGTACTTCACGCTGGTGCACGGCATCGCGCACGAATCGTCGGTGAGCTTCGTGGCGATCCTGCAGGCGACCCGCGCCCAGCGCAAGGGCTTCGAGTCCGCCATCTACTTCTACGGCCCCGGCTCGATGAACGCCATGGCCACCCGCGGATTCCCGACCACCGGCAACTCCGCGTTCCCCGGCGAGCACAACATCAACGACCAGCTCAAGACGTTCATCAAGGAGGGCGGCAAGGTCTACTGCTGCCGCTTCGGCCTTTCTCTGCACGGTCTGCGGGAGGAAGACCTGATCGAGGGCGTGATCCCGACGCACCCGCTGGACGTGCAGGACGCGCTCATCCACTACGCGCGCAAGGGGGCGATCATCAACTCCACCTACATGTGGTGA
- a CDS encoding MSMEG_0568 family radical SAM protein: MKTDNLDARTDLAVHGVRWDAPVRRHKGAGPSDDGHLVVDGANAALPLNPRSPYTLRDGRVYNGRIDLGLTVEPVSRPKFYDLSTAEGVPYRKIALLHGRDVLATTVVQTCIRYAEDQRCRFCTIEESLKAGDTVAAKTPAQLAEVAEAAVRLDGVRQMVMTTGTTAGADRGARHLVRCVRAVLEAVPGLPVQVQIEPPGDLSAIAELRAAGATSIGIHAESLDDEVRRRWMPGKGSVPLAEYEAAWDEAVRVFGRNRVSTYLLIGLGENPDELVAGAARLIERGVYPFVVPMRPMAGTLARRDGVPGPPASLVRDVTERVAKLLREADMRGADQEAGCAACGACGVLSAAGA, encoded by the coding sequence GTGAAAACCGACAACCTGGACGCCCGGACCGACCTCGCGGTGCACGGGGTGCGCTGGGACGCTCCTGTGCGGCGGCACAAGGGCGCCGGCCCGAGCGACGACGGCCATCTCGTCGTCGACGGCGCGAACGCGGCGCTGCCGCTGAATCCGCGGAGCCCGTACACGCTCAGGGACGGCCGCGTCTACAACGGACGGATCGACCTGGGACTGACCGTCGAACCGGTATCCCGGCCGAAGTTCTACGACCTGTCCACGGCCGAGGGCGTGCCGTACCGGAAGATCGCGCTGCTGCACGGGCGGGACGTGCTCGCCACGACCGTCGTGCAGACGTGCATCCGCTACGCCGAGGACCAGCGCTGCCGGTTCTGCACCATCGAGGAGTCGCTGAAAGCCGGGGACACCGTCGCGGCGAAGACCCCGGCGCAGCTGGCTGAGGTCGCCGAGGCGGCCGTCCGGCTCGACGGGGTGCGGCAGATGGTGATGACCACCGGCACTACGGCGGGCGCGGACCGCGGCGCCCGCCACCTCGTCCGCTGTGTGCGGGCGGTGCTCGAGGCGGTGCCGGGGCTGCCGGTCCAGGTGCAGATCGAGCCGCCGGGCGACCTGTCGGCGATCGCGGAGCTGCGCGCGGCGGGCGCGACGTCGATCGGCATCCACGCGGAGTCGCTGGACGACGAGGTCCGGCGGCGGTGGATGCCCGGCAAAGGTTCGGTGCCGCTGGCCGAATACGAGGCCGCGTGGGACGAGGCGGTGCGGGTGTTCGGCCGCAACAGGGTCTCCACGTATCTGCTCATCGGCCTCGGCGAGAACCCGGACGAGCTGGTCGCGGGCGCGGCGAGGCTGATCGAGCGGGGCGTGTACCCGTTCGTCGTGCCGATGCGGCCGATGGCCGGCACGCTCGCCCGGCGGGACGGAGTGCCGGGCCCGCCCGCGTCGCTGGTGCGCGACGTGACCGAGCGGGTCGCGAAGTTGTTGCGGGAAGCGGACATGCGCGGCGCGGACCAGGAGGCCGGCTGCGCGGCCTGCGGGGCGTGCGGGGTGCTCAGCGCGGCGGGGGCCTGA